A window from Bufo bufo chromosome 1, aBufBuf1.1, whole genome shotgun sequence encodes these proteins:
- the LOC120999579 gene encoding natriuretic peptides A-like, whose amino-acid sequence MGASIVEYFTCLLLLLALTKVHGGPVYSSMISSDLSDLKGLLERLEDKIPIEEPEVPAQDLFMGNYDSSDSLQSSNAAPSWPGEAARPPADMGYNRGSWAQADRISPLKNKLRELLNAPRSMRRSSDCFGSRIDRIGAQSGMGCGRRFSRESEAQQVQN is encoded by the exons ATGGGAGCCTCAATTGTGGAATACTTTACTTGCCTTCTGCTTCTTCTGGCATTGACCAAGGTCCATGGAGGTCCAGTCTACAGCTCCATGATATCATCAGACCTGTCCGATCTAAAG GGTCTCCTGGAACGCTTAGAAGATAAGATTCCCATAGAAGAACCAGAAGTCCCAGCTCAAGACTTATTTATGGGAAACTACGATTCATCCGATTCCCTCCAGTCTTCAAATGCAGCTCCATCCTGGCCTGGAGAAGCCGCCCGCCCCCCTGCAGACATGGGCTATAACAGAGGGTCCTGGGCCCAGGCTGATAGAATCTCTCCACTGAAGAATAAGCTGCGAGAGCTGTTGAACGCCCCCCGGAGCATGAGGCGGTCTTCAGACTGCTTCGGGTCTCGGATTGACAGAATCGGGGCTCAGAGTGGCATGGGATGCGGCCGTCGG TTTTCAAGAGAAAGTGAAGCACAACAAGTACAGAACTAA